A window of the Capricornis sumatraensis isolate serow.1 chromosome 9, serow.2, whole genome shotgun sequence genome harbors these coding sequences:
- the SMIM3 gene encoding small integral membrane protein 3, with protein sequence MEATSQIPMEVVLPKHILDIWVIVLIILATIVIMTSLLLCPATAVIIYRMRSHPILNGPV encoded by the coding sequence ATGGAAGCCACCAGCCAGATCCCCATGGAAGTTGTGCTCCCCAAGCACATCCTGGACATCTGGGTCATTGTCCTCATCATCCTGGCCACCATTGTCATCATGACCTCCTTGTTGCTGTGTCCGGCCACCGCAGTCATCATCTATCGCATGCGATCCCATCCCATCCTGAATGGGCCTGTCTGA